The following are encoded together in the Adhaeribacter arboris genome:
- a CDS encoding ABC transporter permease — protein MIRHLFTLIWNRKKNNFLMITEIFFSFIVLFGVLSLAFYYIDNYNKPLGYQHDKVWVMTLRWNQEKPKEVKEIQGRLQQQLKSNPEVEGVALVSSNVPYTMQQMSGDFHHNNRRTQSDFFQVDKDFAAIMQLKIKDGRWFNDQDQNSKFNSIVITQSLRDAVFKEEPVIGKVVAGMSGDDKNPKNKIIGVVEAYKQKGEYSEDKPGFFEYKYLENAADSTWVPFNSVLIRVKPGVTSAFEEKLMKQASQVAKGWTLEIKSMNEMRISQNKLALIPLIVFSVVCGFLIINVALGLFGVLWYNISRRISEIGLRRAIGAASGQVYRQFIGEVLVLATFGILFGMVVAAQFPLLQVFGVQTGVYIAALGSAVVIIYALAAGCAAYPSLQAAKIAPATALHEE, from the coding sequence ATGATCCGCCATTTATTTACTTTAATCTGGAACCGGAAGAAAAATAACTTTCTGATGATAACCGAAATTTTCTTTTCTTTTATTGTATTGTTCGGGGTACTAAGCCTGGCTTTTTATTACATTGATAATTATAATAAGCCTTTGGGTTATCAACACGATAAGGTATGGGTTATGACCCTACGTTGGAATCAGGAAAAACCAAAAGAAGTTAAAGAAATCCAAGGCCGGTTGCAGCAACAGTTAAAATCTAATCCCGAAGTGGAAGGCGTGGCTTTAGTCAGTAGTAACGTACCGTACACCATGCAACAAATGAGCGGCGACTTTCATCATAATAACCGCAGGACACAGTCTGACTTTTTTCAGGTAGACAAAGATTTTGCGGCAATTATGCAGTTAAAAATAAAAGATGGCCGTTGGTTTAACGATCAGGATCAAAATTCAAAATTTAATAGTATTGTTATTACCCAATCGCTCCGCGACGCAGTTTTTAAAGAAGAACCAGTGATCGGTAAAGTAGTAGCGGGTATGTCGGGCGATGATAAAAATCCTAAAAATAAAATAATTGGCGTGGTGGAAGCCTATAAGCAAAAAGGAGAATATTCCGAAGACAAACCGGGCTTTTTTGAATACAAGTATTTAGAAAATGCGGCCGATTCTACCTGGGTTCCCTTTAATTCGGTACTCATTCGGGTAAAACCAGGCGTAACCAGTGCCTTCGAGGAAAAATTAATGAAACAGGCGAGCCAAGTGGCGAAAGGTTGGACCCTCGAAATTAAATCCATGAATGAAATGCGGATTTCCCAAAATAAACTAGCCTTAATCCCGCTTATTGTTTTCTCGGTGGTATGCGGGTTCTTAATCATTAACGTAGCGCTTGGGTTATTCGGCGTGCTATGGTACAACATTAGCCGCCGCATCTCCGAAATTGGTCTGCGCCGGGCCATTGGCGCTGCTTCCGGTCAGGTTTACCGGCAATTTATCGGGGAGGTTTTGGTACTAGCTACTTTTGGCATCTTGTTCGGGATGGTAGTGGCGGCTCAGTTCCCGTTGCTTCAAGTTTTTGGCGTACAAACAGGTGTTTACATAGCTGCTCTAGGAAGTGCCGTAGTAATTATTTACGCCTTAGCTGCCGGTTGCGCTGCCTATCCTAGTCTCCAAGCGGCTAAAATTGCTCCCGCCACTGCCCTACACGAAGAGTAG
- a CDS encoding ABC transporter permease, producing the protein MLKNYIKIAWKVLLRRKFFTFISLFGISFTLMILMVATAMIDHVTGSHTPETHLDRTLFINFIKMTGKKQGSMMNTTPSYYYLTHYVKTLKTPEKISISSVFKGVNSYVNNKRLSLDLKYTDAEFWEILEFKFLEGKPFNRQDLKNANKVAVITRHTRDQYFGAGVSAVGKYLVADGIRYQVCGVVEDVPISRFNSYAHLWVPVSTANINKADTGLPGDYNGIILAKSASDIPEIQAEYQHIVKQIKVPDPKNYDTFSSYAEGILEGMFVRQVFGDRYTGESGMGKFIAFVTLIVFLFMLMPTINLININVSRILERSSEIGVRKAFGASSRTLIGQFLVENIFLTLLGGFLGFLLSALALQLISNSGIIPYAQLTLNWRVFGIGIGLSLLFGLLSGVIPAYKMSKLQAVEALKGGNL; encoded by the coding sequence ATGTTAAAAAATTATATAAAAATAGCCTGGAAAGTACTGCTCCGCCGGAAGTTCTTTACTTTCATCAGCCTGTTCGGGATCAGTTTTACGCTGATGATACTAATGGTGGCTACCGCTATGATAGACCACGTAACCGGCTCGCATACTCCTGAAACCCACCTAGACCGTACGCTCTTCATTAATTTTATTAAGATGACGGGCAAAAAACAAGGGTCTATGATGAACACAACGCCTAGTTATTATTACCTGACTCATTACGTGAAAACTTTGAAAACACCAGAAAAAATATCTATTAGCAGTGTGTTTAAAGGGGTAAACAGTTACGTAAATAACAAGCGCCTTTCTCTGGATTTGAAATACACCGACGCGGAGTTCTGGGAAATTCTGGAATTTAAATTTCTGGAAGGTAAGCCATTTAACCGGCAAGACCTTAAAAATGCGAATAAGGTAGCTGTTATTACCCGCCATACCCGCGACCAATATTTTGGCGCAGGAGTAAGTGCCGTAGGTAAATACTTGGTAGCCGATGGCATTCGCTACCAGGTTTGCGGAGTAGTAGAAGATGTTCCTATTTCCCGTTTCAACTCTTATGCGCATTTGTGGGTTCCTGTTTCTACGGCTAACATTAATAAAGCCGATACAGGTTTACCGGGCGACTATAATGGAATTATTCTGGCCAAATCCGCTTCTGACATTCCGGAAATTCAGGCCGAATACCAGCACATCGTGAAGCAAATAAAAGTACCCGACCCTAAGAATTACGACACCTTTAGTAGTTACGCCGAGGGAATTCTGGAAGGCATGTTCGTGCGGCAGGTATTCGGTGATAGATACACGGGAGAATCAGGTATGGGCAAATTTATTGCCTTTGTTACCCTTATAGTATTCTTATTTATGCTCATGCCAACCATTAACCTGATAAATATTAACGTGAGCCGTATCCTGGAGCGGTCATCGGAAATAGGGGTTCGTAAGGCATTTGGCGCTTCGTCCCGCACGCTTATCGGCCAGTTTTTGGTCGAGAATATCTTTCTTACTTTACTCGGTGGCTTCCTGGGATTTTTACTTTCCGCGCTGGCCCTACAGCTAATCAGCAACAGCGGTATTATTCCTTACGCTCAATTAACGCTTAACTGGCGCGTATTCGGGATTGGAATAGGACTAAGCTTATTATTTGGTTTATTATCCGGGGTAATCCCGGCTTACAAAATGTCAAAATTACAAGCCGTAGAGGCACTGAAAGGAGGCAACTTATGA
- a CDS encoding DUF3471 domain-containing protein, whose product MKKLLLLLVWVPFFSFGQTVATKTTAISTSTPQAAIPSETLQKYAGVYELNKDFQVTISVEQDKLFALAPGDQEKSEFTPETNTRYYLKGTPAKIEFIEENGQLYLLVNMQGGLKLKKIS is encoded by the coding sequence ATGAAAAAGCTTCTTTTACTATTAGTATGGGTGCCGTTCTTCAGCTTTGGGCAAACGGTTGCTACTAAAACTACTGCTATTTCTACCTCTACTCCGCAAGCAGCGATTCCATCTGAAACTTTGCAGAAATATGCTGGAGTGTACGAATTGAATAAAGATTTTCAGGTAACTATTTCGGTAGAGCAAGACAAATTATTTGCTTTAGCTCCCGGTGACCAGGAAAAATCAGAATTTACCCCTGAAACAAATACCAGGTATTACCTGAAAGGTACTCCGGCAAAAATTGAATTTATAGAAGAAAATGGCCAGTTGTACTTACTGGTAAACATGCAAGGTGGGCTTAAACTTAAGAAGATTAGTTAA
- a CDS encoding sigma-54-dependent transcriptional regulator, giving the protein MILIIDDDVAIRTSLGLLLKQAGYQTQSAAGAKSALYVLHQSQPIDLIILDMNFSMDTSGRDGLELLGQIKELNPKIPVILITGWGSISLAVEGMKAGAFDFISKPWNNEHLLQTIHTALHLNKNTSEPDSSNLNRKQLNQQYQFANIIGEDPALIQILRQIGQISATDASVLIEGESGTGKELIAEAIHQNSTRKNQNFVKVNLGGISSSLFESEMFGHKKGAFTDAKGDRVGRFELANKGSIFLDEIGELDLSSQVKLLRVLQDRTYEVLGDSKPRQLDIRVICATNRDLAEMVAQGKFREDLFYRINLITVKLPALRERPQDIPLLVKHFLHNLQKTYHRSNLQVTEAALHYLAQQSLPGNIRELKNLVERTVLVSGKDYLDVSDFQGQQPKNPRKVEAPVLAGVGMMTLEEMEAVLIRQSMEQHKGNISKVAKSLGLSRGALYRRLEKFDIPYDAAD; this is encoded by the coding sequence ATGATTCTGATTATTGACGATGATGTGGCTATTCGGACCTCGTTAGGTCTGCTGTTAAAACAAGCCGGGTACCAAACCCAGAGCGCGGCCGGGGCTAAAAGCGCTTTGTACGTACTGCACCAATCCCAACCCATCGACCTGATTATCCTGGATATGAATTTTTCGATGGACACTTCCGGACGGGATGGTTTGGAATTACTCGGGCAGATTAAAGAATTGAACCCAAAGATTCCGGTTATTCTTATTACCGGCTGGGGCTCTATTTCGCTGGCCGTAGAAGGCATGAAGGCCGGCGCTTTTGATTTTATTTCCAAGCCCTGGAACAACGAACACCTGCTGCAAACCATTCATACGGCCCTCCACTTAAACAAAAATACTTCAGAACCCGACAGTAGCAACCTGAATCGCAAGCAGTTAAATCAGCAATACCAATTCGCCAACATTATCGGCGAAGATCCGGCATTGATTCAAATTCTGCGGCAAATTGGCCAGATTAGTGCTACCGACGCTTCGGTGTTGATTGAAGGCGAAAGTGGAACGGGGAAAGAATTAATTGCGGAAGCTATACACCAAAATAGTACGCGCAAAAACCAGAATTTTGTAAAAGTAAACTTAGGCGGTATTTCCAGTAGTTTGTTCGAAAGCGAAATGTTCGGCCATAAAAAAGGTGCTTTTACCGATGCCAAAGGCGACCGCGTGGGCCGATTTGAACTGGCTAACAAAGGCAGCATTTTCCTCGACGAAATTGGCGAACTGGATTTAAGCAGCCAGGTAAAGCTTTTACGCGTGTTGCAAGACCGCACTTACGAAGTACTCGGCGACAGCAAACCGCGCCAACTAGATATCCGGGTAATTTGTGCGACCAACCGCGACCTCGCCGAAATGGTAGCCCAGGGCAAGTTCCGGGAAGATTTATTTTACCGCATTAATTTAATTACCGTTAAGCTACCAGCTCTGCGCGAACGGCCACAAGATATACCTCTGCTGGTAAAACATTTCTTACATAATTTGCAAAAAACCTATCACCGATCCAACTTGCAGGTTACCGAAGCGGCCTTGCATTACTTGGCCCAGCAATCCTTGCCCGGCAATATCCGCGAATTGAAGAATTTGGTAGAACGCACCGTATTGGTTTCGGGCAAAGATTATTTAGATGTTTCGGACTTTCAGGGTCAGCAACCCAAAAACCCGCGGAAAGTTGAAGCTCCCGTTCTGGCCGGTGTGGGAATGATGACTTTAGAAGAAATGGAAGCCGTTCTGATTCGCCAATCCATGGAACAACACAAAGGCAACATTAGTAAGGTAGCCAAATCGCTGGGTTTAAGCCGGGGAGCCTTGTACCGACGGCTCGAAAAATTCGATATTCCTTATGACGCTGCGGACTAA
- a CDS encoding ABC transporter ATP-binding protein, whose translation MITLTDIEKVYQTKTIETVALHNINLDIRKGEFVSIMGPSGCGKSTLLNIMGLLDEPTNGTVSIDGSPVRSFSDQALARLRNQKIGFVFQSYHLINDLSVTDNVELPLLYRTMSSSERRKRAIEALHKVGLSARTNHYPNQLSGGQRQRVAIARALAGQPEIILADEPTGNLDSVMGNEIMDILLRLNQEEGTTIVMVTHDELMAKKTERLIRLFDGSQVL comes from the coding sequence ATGATTACCCTCACCGACATTGAGAAGGTTTACCAAACCAAGACCATTGAAACGGTAGCCTTGCACAACATTAACCTGGATATCCGGAAAGGAGAATTTGTCTCTATAATGGGTCCCTCGGGTTGCGGCAAAAGTACCTTGCTCAATATTATGGGCTTATTAGATGAGCCTACCAACGGTACTGTTTCTATCGACGGTTCCCCGGTTCGTTCCTTCTCCGACCAGGCCTTGGCGCGATTACGCAACCAGAAAATTGGTTTTGTTTTCCAGAGTTATCATTTAATTAATGATCTATCGGTGACGGATAATGTGGAATTGCCTCTTCTGTACCGTACCATGTCTAGCTCCGAACGGCGGAAACGGGCCATTGAAGCGTTGCACAAAGTAGGTTTAAGTGCCCGCACGAATCATTATCCGAATCAGCTTTCAGGTGGGCAGCGTCAGCGGGTAGCTATTGCCCGAGCTTTGGCTGGTCAGCCCGAAATTATCTTGGCCGACGAACCCACTGGTAACCTCGACTCCGTAATGGGCAACGAAATTATGGACATACTACTGCGCCTGAACCAGGAAGAAGGTACCACCATCGTCATGGTAACCCACGACGAATTAATGGCCAAGAAAACCGAACGCCTCATCCGGTTATTCGATGGCAGCCAGGTACTGTAG